CTTTTTAAATATCACCAATATTATCTTGAGCTACTATCTAGTGCTTATGCTCGACATGGGCATTAAAGGTGCGGCATTGGGCACTGTGATTGCTGAGATTGGAACTGTAGCCCTTACTCTTTTCTTTGTCATAAAGCCTGTTCTTGCCCAGCGCCCCCACCTTGTGGCAATCACATTTAATGCCGCGAAACTAAAAAGAATGATGCTGCTTAACTCCGATATCATGATGCGCTCATTCTGCCTTTTTGCTGCCTTTGCTTTTTTCACACGCCAATCCGCTCAGCAATCAGACGCGATCCTAGCTGCCAATGAAATATTATTGCATTTCTTTATGATCGCTGGTTATTTTCTCGACGGTTTTGCCGTTGCCGTAGAGCAATTTATAGGTCGAGCGATCGGTGCGCGCAGTCGAGATACTTTCCAACGCGCAATCCGTGTGACCAGTGTTTGGAACTTTGCGCAAGCCTTAGCTTTAAGTATTATCTTTCTTATTTTTGGCACATGGATGGTCGAATTTATGACCCCTAACGATGAGATACGTATAACCGCTCGCGGATTCATGTTATGGGCCGCCTTAACACCCGTGATCGGCGTTGCTGCTTTTCAAATGGACGGTATTTTTATTGGCGCCACATGGTCGAAAGACATGCGCAATTCTATGCTCACATCGCTTATTCTCATGATCGCGTGTTACTATGTCTTTTTTCCTTTGATAGGAAATCACGGGCTGTGGCTTGCGCTTTCTATCTTCCTTGGCCTAAGGGCTTTGACGCTTTATATTTTATTGAAAAAACGAGAGAAGAATCTTTTTGCGCCAGGATCAACCAGCTAGCGCGCTGATAAAAGCTGATCAACATCAAGGCCAACAAGACCTGAAACATCTTTCACCTTTTCTTTGCGAACTGCCGTCTCCAACACGACCTTCACCTCGTCAATCAACGTAAAGCCGCCATAGATCAAGCCGGTATACACTTGTAATAAATTGGCGCCAGCTCGCATTTTAGCAAGAGCCGTGGCGCCATCGGTGATACCGCCAACACCAATGAGAGGAAAATTCGGACCCACCAGTTTTCTCATTCTGGCTAGCACTAATGTTGACGCATCGAAAAGCGGCGCACCTGATAGACCCCCCGCTTCACCCGCAAGAGGGTGATCTTTGACTTTATCTCGCAACACGGTCGTATTGGAAATAATCATTCCTTCAATACCACTATCGAGAACCTCACCAGCGATACTTTCAATCTCAATAGTCGAAATATCTGGTGCAATTTTAAGGAAGATAGGCGGTTTATAACCTGTTTCAATCGCGGCCTCATCACGCGTATCACGCACAGCCGCCAACAACACACGCAATGCATCCACTCCTTGTAGATCACGCAAACCAGGCGTATTCGGAGATGAAATATTGGCTGTAAAATAAGTGGCCACATCCGCAAAACATTTTATGCCCGCAACGTAGTCCGCAATAAAATCTGATGAATCTTTATTCGCGCCAATATTAACACCAACAATGCCACCCTTCATGCTTCGCATGACAAGACGGCGGTGAGCTGCATCATGGCCCTCATTATTGAAGCCAAGCCGATTAATAACTGCTTTTTCTTTTGGCAGTCGAAAAACTCGCGGTTTCGGGTTTCCTTCTTGGGCACGCGGGGTAACTGTGCCTATCTCTGCAAACCCCATACCCCGCTTTAAAAGCGCGTCGGGCACCTCAGCGTTTTTATCAAAACCCGCCGCAATGCCTAAGGGGTTGGGAAACTTAAGCCCGGCCACCTCAACACGTAATGACGGGCTATCAACCCGCTTTGACGGCTTAATAGCCCCGCGCTTAAGGGCTTTGATACCCGCCATATGGGCTTTTTCTGCATCTAATTTTAACAGACCAATGCGGGCAAGATTTTCAATAAAACTCATAACTTAATCCAAAGGTGGAAATTCATGGGCACCATCACTACCAAGCGATAATGGCTTAATCCAGGAGGCATTTGCGAGATCCAACGCATCATACAAATGAGGAAATAAAGCACCGCCACGCGAAGGCTCCCATTTAAGCGCTGGCCCCAGTTTTGAACTATCAACCGCGATAAGCAGCAAATCTTCTAGCCCAGCAAAATGCTTATTAGCGGTTTCTCTCAATTGCTCAGCGCTGGAAAAATGAATATAGCCATCCGCAATATCGACAGGCGCGCCTTCAAAAACACCCTTGGCTTTTGCATCGCTCCATAACGATTTTGGGCAAATCTTATAAATTAACGTCATCGCACTCTCTCATTTACAGTGATTTGTCGCACTGTAATAATTTTGTCAATGCGTCATGATTGCGCTATATTGATTTCATCATGTTTATAGCACATTCAAAATCACTCTTTACGTCCGCCCTATTTGCCGCTCTGCTCATTTCAGCTCAGATGGCCGCGGCTCAAACACACTTTACATTAAGCGAAATTGATAATGGCTATATTTTGCTTAACAAAGAAACCAGTGCTCTTTCTGTTTGCACAAAATTTGGCGATGAACTTGTCTGCGATCCAGCCTCAAGAGAGCAACCATCAGCTCAACAAGAACAACTTGATACCTCTAAACCCCAAGTAAAAACGTTGGCATATTATTTTAATAAATTCTTCTCAGCAGACTTTCAGGCAAATAGTTCTACTTTTTTTGCTAACGTTACAAAACGTCTGTTCGATATGGTCGATGAAATCAAAGCGGCCTATAAAGCGACCAACGCATGAAAATCGCCCAAATTCTAATTGCCATGCTTGGCTTGGTGCTTACTATTATGGTCGTACTTGCAGCCCTTGAGGCCCCAATAAACGAAAGCTTTTTAAGGATAACGCAGGACTTATGGGGTTGGGTTACTTTACTGGATCTATATCTGGGCTTTATTCTGATTGCGATCTTTATAGCCATTATCGAGCGCGAGAGTAGCATAGCCTTTATGTGGATTGTGCCATTGTTCTTTCTAGGTAATATCTGGTCGGCACTTTGGTTTGTTATACGGTTTGAGAAAATTATGAGAAAATTCTCATAAAGCTCTCAGGATTGATTGATAGATTTATGTTATAATACAATTAAAGTGCCTATGAGGAGCCATTGGGGGGCAGACGACTTGAGTAATTCACCTGTTATCATAGTAGCAGACGACCATCCGTTATTTCGCGATGCGCTTGAGGGTACCGTGTCAAACGGTTTTCCCGGCGCAACAGTCGTAACCGCGAGTGATTTAACTTCTACCATTGCAGCGTTAGAAGAATCATCCGATACGGATCTCGTTTTGCTTGATTTGAATATGCCCGGCGTTCAGGGCTTTTCTGGTTTAATTTTTCTACGTGGACAATATCCCACAATACCCATTGTTATCGTTTCAGCTAATGATAACACCGATACAATTCGTCGTTCTATTTCACTTGGCGCCTCTGGCTTCATTCCAAAATCAAGTTGTACTGATGAAATGAAGGCTGCGATTCAAGTGGTGCTTGATGGTGGCCTGTGGGTTCCCGATAAAGCCGTCCTCGATGGCACTGAGCGAGATGATGAATTACTCGAAATTGCCTCTCGTCTTGCGACGCTTACACCCCAGCAAATGCGCGTTTTAATGATGCTGAAAGAAGGGCTTTTGAATAAGCAAATCGCCTATGAACTCTCTGTTTCCGAGGCCACTGTCAAAGCCCATGTTTCCGCTATATTACAAAAGCTCGACGTAAACAGCAGAACACAAGCGGTGATTGTTGCTTCTCGCATTGCGAATATAGACGAACGATAAATCAACCTAGATTTCACCCCATAACCGGTGAACCACTTATGGGCGATGCGCATTATTCTGCAGCAACCTGTCTGGCGCGCCATTGAGATAGAAGTGCACGCAATGCTGCTGGTTTTAGCGGTTTTCTCAAAATATGAATGTTGCGCTCCTCGGCGAAAGTCTGCACTGAGCGCGATCTATCTGCCGTGGCTATTATACTATGTAAATCTGCATTACACAGTTTTCGGCATTCTTCAATTACATCAATGCCCGTACCGCTATCAAGATGATAATCAGCAATTATACCATCGGGAGTGCGCCCTTGTTTATCTATCAAGTCAATCACCTCCTCCAAGGTGGCCGCTGTTAAGACATGGCAGCCCCAACCAGTTAACATAGCCTCCATCCCTTTCAGTATTTCTGGTTCATTATCGACACATAAAACCAATAAACCGGTTAATCCACCATTTGTAGAAACTAATGATGTCTCCTCTTTTACAGGACGCGATAATACATTAGGTCTCTCACTGCGCTTAACTACAACGGTAAACCGTGAACCCCTCCCAAGAATAGATTCGACATGAATTGGATGATGCAACACGCGCGAAATACGCTCCACAATTGAAAGACCAAGCCCCAATCCAGATGCAACACGCGCGCCTTCTTCTAAGCGATGAAATTCACGGAAAATCTCAGTTTTTCGGGCTTCAGGAATGCCCTGTCCAGTATCAAGAACTTCAACTCGAAGGCCGTTAGGCCCTTGGCGCACTCCAAATAATACTTTGCCCGACTTCGTATATTTTATCGCATTCGATAATAAGTTTTGCAAAAGACGTCGTAAAAGACGCTCATCCGACATCACAAAATGCGTTGTTGGAATGATTTTTAATTCCAACCCATTTTCTTTCGCTTGAGGCATAAATTCTATACTCAGCTGGTCAAATACATCTTGCAGCGCAAAAGTACTAACACAGGCTTTTAATGCCCCTGCATCAAGCCTACCAATATCAAGAACCGCGCCTAGAATATCCTCCACGCTTTCAAGCGACATGCTGATTTTTTGAATATACTGTATGGTCGCTGGATCTTCTTCGCTATGTGCCTTATCTGATAAGGTAGTTGCATAAAGACGTGCCGCATTCAAAGGCTGCAAAATATCGTGCCCAGCGGCCGCGAGAAAACGCGTTTTGCCAAGGTTAGCGTCATCTGCTTCAGCCTTCGCCTGTGTAAGCTGCTGGTTTAAATATGTCAGTTCTTCCGTTCTCGTGCGCACACGCGCTTCAAGTGTTTCATTGGAGCGGGTTAGTGCTTCCTCCGTTAAAATTCGGTTTGTAATATCATGAAGGGATAAAACAAAGCCGCCCTCCGGCATGGGTCGGGTACGTACTTCCATTGCCCGGCGGCTTATTGCTAACCGTTCAACGATTAAATCAGAGCTATCACTGTAAGAGGATATGCGGTTAGCAATTGCCGATTCAATAGAACCAAGCCCAAACTCACCGCGCTCAGCCATATATCTCAATATTTTGCCAAGAGATATTCCAACTTCACCTAGTTCTACTGGTAAATCGAGTAGCGTGCGAAAATTGCGATTCCAGCATGTCAATCTAAGATCGCTATCAAAAACCCCGATCCCCTGCTCCACTTCATCAATCGCAACTTGAAGCAATTCCCGATTATATTGGATGGCGGCTGTGGCCTCATCAAGAAGCAAAATAGTATCTTCTGTGGCGGCATCTTGACGACGGATAAGCAGTGTCATCACAAGTCGGGCCGACGCTGCCCCAATCGCAGAGGCCAGCAGCTGTTCAGCAAAGCGCAAAAGAGGAACATCGGCCACTCCTTCTTGCTCAAATTTCAAACCATTCTCACGCTCATAACGGTCGAAAGAACGTAGAGCACGCTCCTTGCCAAGATAATTGCCGACAGTTGAGCGTAAAACAGATACTTTAACGGGTGAATGCCAGCGGCGATAAACATGAGATGGAGTAAAGTTGCGCGCTGTGAATGTATCAGCCTGCAGTCGTTCCACCGGTGACTGCTCGGTCATTAAAGACACAACCACGAACAAGATGGCATTAGTTCCTAGTGACCACAGGGTGCCATGCATCAGTGAGGAAAACTCTGTGCCTAAAAGCGCCTGTGGTTTAAGAGCTGCAATACCAAAAGGTCCCTCACTTAAAAGCGATATAGGAAGCAGGCCTGAATCAACAAAAGTTGGTATGATCAATGTGTAGAACCACATGATGAAACCAACAGCCATGGCCGCAACCGCCCCATGGGAGGTTGCCCGCTTCCAGAACAACCCACCGAAAAAGGCGGGTGCAAGCTGGGCCGCAGCAGCGAAAGATAAAATGCCGATAGAGACAAGTGCCGCCGTGTCGCCTGCAATACGATAATAAACATAAGCCAGCAGAATAATGACTAAAATGGCGCAACGCCTGATGTTTAATATAAGCCCATACATGTCGGTATAAGGCTCAATGCGCTTTGATGAACGGCGCACCAACATCGGCACTACGATGTCATTTGAAACCATGATTGCAAGAGCTACAGTTGCCACAATCACCATCGCGGTAGCCGCTGATAAGCCACCTAAAAAAGCAATCAACGATATAAAATCAGCACCCGCTAAAATAGGCAAAGCGAGAACAAAAGAATCCTCACTCACCCCACTATCAAAAGACAAAAGTCCGGCAAGAGCGATAGGCGCTACAAACAAATTAATCAAAATGAGATAAAGCGGAAAAAGCCAAATTGCACGGCGCGTCTCATTGCCACCATTGCTTTCCACCACCATGACATGAAACTGACGCGGCAATAGAAAAAATGCAAAGAAACTCAAAATAGCAAAGCTTATCCAAAGCTCATCGCCGTTTTCCTGAAACAGCGATTTTGATAAAAGCCCTGCCGCTTCACCTTTTGTATAAAGATCAACCGGGCCGTCAAACATCACCCATGTCACATAGATGCCGACAACCAAAAAAGCGACCAGCTTAATAACGGACTCTGCCGCAATGGCCAGCATCAAACCATTTTGGTGCTCTGTCGCATCTGTGTGGCGCGCGCCAAACAAAATGGCAAAAGCTGCCATTGAGATAGCGATCAAAAAAGGTAAGTCGCTGAAAAATGGAAAACTGCTGCCGCTTTGAAACGTATTATCACCCACCATAATCGTGACTGATGTTGAAAGCGCCTTAAGCTGCAAGGCTATATAAGGAACGGTTCCGATAACAGCAATCAGCGTTGCTACCACAGCTACCGTTTGACGCTTACCATAACGGGCCGCCAAAAAGTCAGCGACAGAAGTAATACGCTCTTCTTTGGCAAGTCGAATGATCCGCTTCAACAGGGGATAGCCGATGGTGACCAAAAGAACAGGGCATATATAGATTGCTAAAAAATCAAACCCTGAACGGGCCGCAACGCCCACAGAACCAAAGAATGTCCAAGATGTGCAGTATACAGCAATTGAAAGTGCATAAACGGTTGGCCGCCATGCAATCCAGCGCGCTGAACCAGCTTGCCGGTCGCCATAGGTAGCAACCACAAACAAAAAGCCCATATAAACGAGCGCAATGGCAACAATACCAAGCCCGCTATTCCAAATTGTTGTCCCGAGAGCGGAAAAAATTTCGCCCATACTCTATACAAACTCCATCATTATTCCGGCAATTTTTTGTAAGATACAAATAGCTGCCTTCTATAAGAATAACATAGATTTTAATACTGGCTATCAATTGATATGCAACGAGTTGCAACTTTAAGTGGATACTCGCAAAAGTTTATCTTCCTTTAAGTAAATAACTTTGATATAAAATCTCTCGTAGCACTATATAGCTGAGTATTTGTCGTAGACATGAAGTGCTTACAAATTAAAAAACACCGAACCTAACATGGTGTCGGACATAGGGGAGTAATTAAATGCTTAAAGAATTCAAAGAGTTTGCCATGAAAGGCAATATGGTAGACATGGCTGTCGGTATAATCATCGGCGCCGCATTTGGAGTTGTGATATCATCGCTTGTTGATGATGTGTTCATGCCAGTAATTGGCTTGCTATTGGGCGGTCTCGACTTCTCAAATCTCTTTATTGTGCTTGGCGAAGGTACATTTGCAACTATAGATCAGGCAAAAGAAGCCGGTGTTGCTACGATGAACATTGGCCTCTTCATCAATGCGATCATTAAATTCATCATTGTTGCCTTTGCTCTATTCTTGGTCATCAAGGGTGTTAATTCAGCCAAGAAGAAAGAAGAAGAAGCACCAGCAGCTCCGCCTGCACAGGAAGTTCTTCTTACAGAGATCCGTGATCTTCTGAAAAAATAAGTCAATCATACGATTGAAAAGAAAAGCCTCGACTTTGTCGGGGCTTTTTATTTGCCTGCTGTTTGAAAATAGATTCACGCTCATTCTTGATTGATATGATTCGCTCATGCTTAACGGCTCGTTAGGGCTGAGGTGATAAACTATCACCTAGAGCCAGCTCCCATTTAATGGAGCCACTCTCGTGTAAATGCCAATGTAATGAGTAAAGGCGCAACACCGTGACTGATGTCGATTTTTCTGAACTTTCTTTTGTCGTTGCTGAGGATGGAGCCTATATGCGCACCATCATTCGAAACATGCTGCAAGGTTTTGGTTGTCGAAAAATACATGAAGCTGAAGATGGGGCCGCCGCCCTTGAGCTGATTGAGCGCGTGATGCCCGATATTGTGTTGCTTGACTGGGTGATGCCAGTACTTGATGGCTCCGATGTCATGCGCATGATCCGCCAGCCCGAGCACCCTATGGCCTATGTCCCGGTGATCATGGTAACAGCCTATGCCGAACGCAAACGCATCATGGAGGCTCGACAGCTAGGGGTGCATGAAGTGTTAAGCAAGCCCTTATCTGCTAAAGCCATTTCCCAGCGTATCCGCTCAGTTATTTTACAGCCTCGCCCTTTTATCAACGAAGGCGGCTATTTTGGGCCAGAACCGCGCGATGTTATTTCAAACCGTTCCACTGCCTCTGCAGCGCTGCGTGCTAAAGAGCAGGCAAAAGCACAATAAGTCTATTAACTTTACAATTATTGGTTTGATCCTGATGCTGTTTGGCGTATCACGCTATTTCATCAGGAAAGGAACCATCATGACCCGCACCATTATTGTTTGCCAAACTTGCAAGTTTTCACAAGAGGCTAAACTTAATGATGAAGGGCTTGCCGGTGGAGAAATTCTCACCAAACATCTGGAAGATGTGTTGGGAGAGCGTGAGGATTTAGTCATCCAAAAACAAGATTGCCTATGGGCCTGTTCTGATCATTGCAATGTATTGATGTCAGATAGCAAGCGGTTTTCTTATCTTGCAGGCCGCTTTGAGCCCAAGCGTGAGGCGGCAGAAGCTATCGTTCAGTGGTTTGACAAACATGGCGAAAACAAAACCGGCCAAGTGCCGTTTCGCGAATGGCCAGATGAAATGCGTGGTCATTTTATCGCGCGTTTGCCTGCCCAAAATTCACCCTCTTCGACGGACACCGAGTGATGGTAACGTTGGTTTTAGGTGGTGCGCGATCAGGCAAGAGCCGCTTTGCAGAACAAGAGGCAGATCGATGGCTTGCCGAGCATCCAAATAGAGAGCGACTATATTTGGCAACCGCGCAAATTTATGATGATGAAATGCGCACCAAAGTGAAACAACATAAAATACAGCGCGGCAGTAACTGGCGCACCATTGAAGAACCAGAA
This is a stretch of genomic DNA from Hyphomicrobiales bacterium. It encodes these proteins:
- a CDS encoding MATE family efflux transporter codes for the protein MQSDTGTLQVTNKAVLAIAIPMALGYLTTPLVGIADTAIVGQLGSASLIGGVAVAAVFVGLLLTTLNFLRFATSALIAQAVGRGDSVDVVGVLLRSCLIAVIAGVCTILIAQPLLSFGLWVMQPSDAVSSAASDYFLIRILAAPFTLLNFVFFAWALGTGRPILSFLLQSFLNITNIILSYYLVLMLDMGIKGAALGTVIAEIGTVALTLFFVIKPVLAQRPHLVAITFNAAKLKRMMLLNSDIMMRSFCLFAAFAFFTRQSAQQSDAILAANEILLHFFMIAGYFLDGFAVAVEQFIGRAIGARSRDTFQRAIRVTSVWNFAQALALSIIFLIFGTWMVEFMTPNDEIRITARGFMLWAALTPVIGVAAFQMDGIFIGATWSKDMRNSMLTSLILMIACYYVFFPLIGNHGLWLALSIFLGLRALTLYILLKKREKNLFAPGSTS
- a CDS encoding quinone-dependent dihydroorotate dehydrogenase, encoding MSFIENLARIGLLKLDAEKAHMAGIKALKRGAIKPSKRVDSPSLRVEVAGLKFPNPLGIAAGFDKNAEVPDALLKRGMGFAEIGTVTPRAQEGNPKPRVFRLPKEKAVINRLGFNNEGHDAAHRRLVMRSMKGGIVGVNIGANKDSSDFIADYVAGIKCFADVATYFTANISSPNTPGLRDLQGVDALRVLLAAVRDTRDEAAIETGYKPPIFLKIAPDISTIEIESIAGEVLDSGIEGMIISNTTVLRDKVKDHPLAGEAGGLSGAPLFDASTLVLARMRKLVGPNFPLIGVGGITDGATALAKMRAGANLLQVYTGLIYGGFTLIDEVKVVLETAVRKEKVKDVSGLVGLDVDQLLSAR
- a CDS encoding DUF952 domain-containing protein gives rise to the protein MTLIYKICPKSLWSDAKAKGVFEGAPVDIADGYIHFSSAEQLRETANKHFAGLEDLLLIAVDSSKLGPALKWEPSRGGALFPHLYDALDLANASWIKPLSLGSDGAHEFPPLD
- a CDS encoding response regulator transcription factor, which produces MSNSPVIIVADDHPLFRDALEGTVSNGFPGATVVTASDLTSTIAALEESSDTDLVLLDLNMPGVQGFSGLIFLRGQYPTIPIVIVSANDNTDTIRRSISLGASGFIPKSSCTDEMKAAIQVVLDGGLWVPDKAVLDGTERDDELLEIASRLATLTPQQMRVLMMLKEGLLNKQIAYELSVSEATVKAHVSAILQKLDVNSRTQAVIVASRIANIDER
- a CDS encoding hybrid sensor histidine kinase/response regulator; translation: MGEIFSALGTTIWNSGLGIVAIALVYMGFLFVVATYGDRQAGSARWIAWRPTVYALSIAVYCTSWTFFGSVGVAARSGFDFLAIYICPVLLVTIGYPLLKRIIRLAKEERITSVADFLAARYGKRQTVAVVATLIAVIGTVPYIALQLKALSTSVTIMVGDNTFQSGSSFPFFSDLPFLIAISMAAFAILFGARHTDATEHQNGLMLAIAAESVIKLVAFLVVGIYVTWVMFDGPVDLYTKGEAAGLLSKSLFQENGDELWISFAILSFFAFFLLPRQFHVMVVESNGGNETRRAIWLFPLYLILINLFVAPIALAGLLSFDSGVSEDSFVLALPILAGADFISLIAFLGGLSAATAMVIVATVALAIMVSNDIVVPMLVRRSSKRIEPYTDMYGLILNIRRCAILVIILLAYVYYRIAGDTAALVSIGILSFAAAAQLAPAFFGGLFWKRATSHGAVAAMAVGFIMWFYTLIIPTFVDSGLLPISLLSEGPFGIAALKPQALLGTEFSSLMHGTLWSLGTNAILFVVVSLMTEQSPVERLQADTFTARNFTPSHVYRRWHSPVKVSVLRSTVGNYLGKERALRSFDRYERENGLKFEQEGVADVPLLRFAEQLLASAIGAASARLVMTLLIRRQDAATEDTILLLDEATAAIQYNRELLQVAIDEVEQGIGVFDSDLRLTCWNRNFRTLLDLPVELGEVGISLGKILRYMAERGEFGLGSIESAIANRISSYSDSSDLIVERLAISRRAMEVRTRPMPEGGFVLSLHDITNRILTEEALTRSNETLEARVRTRTEELTYLNQQLTQAKAEADDANLGKTRFLAAAGHDILQPLNAARLYATTLSDKAHSEEDPATIQYIQKISMSLESVEDILGAVLDIGRLDAGALKACVSTFALQDVFDQLSIEFMPQAKENGLELKIIPTTHFVMSDERLLRRLLQNLLSNAIKYTKSGKVLFGVRQGPNGLRVEVLDTGQGIPEARKTEIFREFHRLEEGARVASGLGLGLSIVERISRVLHHPIHVESILGRGSRFTVVVKRSERPNVLSRPVKEETSLVSTNGGLTGLLVLCVDNEPEILKGMEAMLTGWGCHVLTAATLEEVIDLIDKQGRTPDGIIADYHLDSGTGIDVIEECRKLCNADLHSIIATADRSRSVQTFAEERNIHILRKPLKPAALRALLSQWRARQVAAE
- the mscL gene encoding large conductance mechanosensitive channel protein MscL; the encoded protein is MLKEFKEFAMKGNMVDMAVGIIIGAAFGVVISSLVDDVFMPVIGLLLGGLDFSNLFIVLGEGTFATIDQAKEAGVATMNIGLFINAIIKFIIVAFALFLVIKGVNSAKKKEEEAPAAPPAQEVLLTEIRDLLKK
- a CDS encoding response regulator encodes the protein MTDVDFSELSFVVAEDGAYMRTIIRNMLQGFGCRKIHEAEDGAAALELIERVMPDIVLLDWVMPVLDGSDVMRMIRQPEHPMAYVPVIMVTAYAERKRIMEARQLGVHEVLSKPLSAKAISQRIRSVILQPRPFINEGGYFGPEPRDVISNRSTASAALRAKEQAKAQ
- a CDS encoding DUF1636 domain-containing protein, which codes for MTRTIIVCQTCKFSQEAKLNDEGLAGGEILTKHLEDVLGEREDLVIQKQDCLWACSDHCNVLMSDSKRFSYLAGRFEPKREAAEAIVQWFDKHGENKTGQVPFREWPDEMRGHFIARLPAQNSPSSTDTE